The following proteins come from a genomic window of Amphiura filiformis chromosome 16, Afil_fr2py, whole genome shotgun sequence:
- the LOC140136374 gene encoding LOW QUALITY PROTEIN: uncharacterized protein (The sequence of the model RefSeq protein was modified relative to this genomic sequence to represent the inferred CDS: inserted 4 bases in 3 codons) — protein sequence MHEGPAIDYDEWNRLIASLRDPDLTKLATSNLPSLLMGSKAASTTKQYLAAWKKWRNWASSKTGVRIFPVNPFHFXLYISHLAQLGAKSAADFAMAAVKFVHSLAGLSSPTDNSMVVLALQGFKRVTAAPILRKQPISADILAKIFVAHGHPTASLAELRTXFVIFISYAGFLRFDDVRDISRSDCAITKDSLTIHLKKAKXDQYRQGTEVTIARTFKATCPVAVAERYFAVLGDPIDCNLPLIRRLTNSKRGLIPTSLPLSYTRTRETVLDFIKPFVPDITSYGLHSLRSGGASAAFNAHVPPLLISRHGRWRSEKARNVYLQPDSSSKLLPSMSLGI from the exons ATGCATGAGGGCCCAGCCATAGACTACG ATGAATGGAATCGTTTAATCGCGTCTCTGCGAGACCCAGACTTGACCAAACTCGCCACATCGAACTTACCATCTCTGCTTATGGGGTCAAAGGCAGCATCCACTACAAAGCAATACTTGGCGGCATGGAAGAAATGGAGGAATTGGGCGTCATCAAAGACTGGGGTGCGCATTTTCCCGGTCAATCCCTTTCATTT TCTCTACATATCCCACCTGGCGCAACTGGGCGCCAAGTCGGCGGCAGACTTCGCAATGGCGGCGGTTAAATTCGTCCACAGTCTGGCAGGGTTGTCTTCTCCAACGGACAATTCCATGGTTGTTTTGGCGCTTCAAGGGTTCAAGAGGGTCACCGCGGCCCCCATATTAAGAAAACAACCTATTTCAGCAGAcatattggcaaaaattttcgtCGCTCACGGGCACCCGACGGCTTCCTTGGCCGAATTACGCA CTTTTGTCATATTTATCTCATACGCAGGTTTTTTGCGATTTGACGACGTCAGAGACATTTCAAGATCAGATTGCGCAATAACAAAGGACAGTCTTACTATTCACCTCAAGAAGGCAA ATGATCAGTATAGGCAGGGCACGGAAGTCACCATTGCCCGCACTTTCAAAGCAACCTGTCCAGTTGCAGTGGCTGAGCGTTATTTCGCCGTGTTAGGCGACCCAATTGATTGCAATTTACCACTAATTCGGCGTCTCACAAACTCCAAGCGTGGCCTTATTCCGACCTCACTACCATTAAGCTACACCCGCACACGCGAAACGGTACTTGATTTCATTAAGCCTTTCGTTCCCGACATCACTTCATACGGGCTTCACAGCCTTAGGTCGGGAGGTGCATCTGCGGCTTTCAACGCTCACGTGCCGCCCCTGCTTATTTCTAGACATGGCAGATGGAGGTCGGAAAAAGCACGCAATGTTTATCTTCAGCCAGACTCTTCTTCCAAATTACTGCCTTCTATGTCCCTTGGTATTTGA